The sequence below is a genomic window from Nicotiana tomentosiformis chromosome 6, ASM39032v3, whole genome shotgun sequence.
TACATACGCAATTTCTAGATAATACATAGATAAAGTATGATTTCACTAGGATCTCGCACTTTATAAAAAATAATCCTGGTAATAACTGTTAAGCGATCAACCGAATTTTAGATAAGCGATCTctgaaatttataaatttttaattatatatttttgaaaaaataaaaaaaacacgcACTTTATATTACTAATTTTAGGATACGCGCGATGCGCGTGTACCTTATATGTATGAGtataactttttaaaaatttaataaataatattaaatagtatatttgagttataaaataaaatttaaaaagtataagCTCTTGAAAATGACAAATATTGatcctatttaattaaaataaataaataacggATAACCTAGCTAAGCATGAAAACAATTTAGATAATTTTAGAAGCTTAATGATTTGTCACGTATCCGCTTCTTTTATTTTAACTTTATATTAAAATGATTGTACATGTAATGCGTATTCTAGACAGATTAACTAAAAGAAAAATCGCGACAAATAAATTATGTAGCTAAGCAACAAAACTCTGTCGCTCAATAAAAAATAATGACAAATTATCAAAAATCATATCCAATTCAAGGTCTTATGTATCAGTTATAATATCCTTAATATCATTAACTGAATATAAAGAAGAATAGAGATGTTATTTTGATCTTCTTGCAACAAACTTACTAAATTTAGTTATTATCACCATTTTCTAAACAACTAGTATACTTACCCGCGCTATGCgcgaaaaatatttttgagcagCTCCACACATTCTTCATATTGGGAAGGACATCCTGCAAGAATAGTCATGCTAATTGGACTTTAACTGTGCAATTTCGAGAACAAAGGAAGGATCGTGACttagaaaaattatggaaaataaatGATTTTAACAAATAAATCATTTTGGTAACTATCTCAAACTTGTCAATCGAAATAATATAGAgggatgttattgatacttaGTTTATCATATAAAGTTAGTTGTTGCATATAAATACCGGTACATAATATTTATTTACCTCAGATAAACCTGCATAACACGTAGAAAATCTATCCAAAGCATATGATAACAGCAAACACTTATCAATTCTCACAACAATTTAAAAGATCTATTCTTCTCCCTAAgacataattttatatattaaaaactcaacaacaacaatgtATTTCAGAAACTTTAGTACATCTCCAATTTCCTCAAGATTGCGTTGCTCAATCTTATGTCCAAATTAAAAACTTCAAAATCAGCCTCTAACCCAACAATGAGAAGGACgactttaatttttatgtttctgcGTCTCTGTCGCTAAATAGAGAAAATAACTCGATATAAATGAGATTTGGCTCAACTCCTGTACAGTATCTCTCTATTTCCATCGGTGCATATCTAATTTAATAACATCTGTCATCTTTCAGATCCAAGGGCCAAAATTTATTTAGACTAAATCATAATTAAACTACATTCTCTTGTTAGATTAGCATTAAAATTGGAAAGAGAAATCAACTATATGAAATCTTGCTGGGAATTTCATTTTGAttgggaaaatattttcttatcaATGGAAACGATTCTTTGGTGCGAGaatgaaagaaaaacaaaagattaAACCATTTATTTCTTCTTCACATTAACTTCaaccaaaaatatttatcaatgcaACCAATTGCctactacaaaaaaaaaatatttatttggtttCCAAGAAACAAACAAGGTGGAATAACAAAAATGAAAATGTCCCTGTGAAAATAAAAAAGTTATGatgcttaggggtgttcaaaaccgaaccgaaatcgaaaatcAAACCGCAAAAGTGGCTTAATggtttattggtatcgggttatcggTTTAACGGATGAGGAACtgattgaaattttattattaacgaCTTATCGATTTGGGGCGgaatatttaattttcttatcggataaatCATTAActcgttaacccgttaagaatttatatatatatatctttcacAGTTCCACTTATCCACTATtgaagaatttttattttttgttgttgttcaaACATATAACATGCCAACAATCTCCTTCCTTGCATGTTATAAATATATAGGTAAATGGGATCCTAATGCCACCAGATGGACCATATTGTTGGCCAAAAGAAGATAGTAACAAGCAATAGCTTGTGTTTTACGCCCATTGAAGGTAACGATGAAAAATGGTGGGAATACATGCAAAGTAAACTGACTTTTTGTTGGTATTTACTAGTAACAGTGTAACACGAAGGACCAAAATAGGCCTTTGTAATACAAATtcaattaggccgataaaccgcccgataatagctaaaccgatatcaatccgcccgatatcttatcgggtggctagcgaatTAATACAGTTAAAAACCGATAACCGATAAAGcgaaccgttaagagtaaataaccgtcCGATCCGCCCAATAAGCAGCCCTAATGATGCCTGTGAAAATAGTATCTCATTTGAATGGATTTGAAATTTGGGGAGAAAAAAGTTTAACAATTTGGAGAATTGAttcatgaaaaattataaaaataaaaaatccatGAAAGGATTTGATTTTGCTGGTACCGTATCCCAATATCCCTGTAAGTAAATGATTCTACATTTAAGGAAAGGCTAAATTATAGGAATATTTTATTTTAACCATAGTTTAGGGATTGATTTAGTCTTGGCCTTTAGATTTGAAAAATGACATATGTCATTAAATTAGACTTGCACTGGTGAAATTGGAGAGATTCTATACAGGAGGAGGGGAGCCGTATTCATATAAATGGGACAAACAAAAATTGTTAAAGCAAAAGCAGTTTTAAACAAAAGAGTCTTGAAAGTAAAAAGTCATATATGATAACTAAATAAAAAATAGTTAAGGGGCTATATAAAATTTGTCAAATTTAATTTGTATTTAAAAAATTAGAAGAAATAGCAGTGGTTAAAAATGAAAGTGGTCAACACCTCGTTACCTTTTTTAATGCTTGGAGGGGTTCCTTTTTATGTAGAAAAGAATAAGTAGCCCTAAATATTAGGCCTATTAACAAAAACTTGTACGAAATCGTGGAAGCAAATATTAAATAATGATAGTTAATTACTAAAACTTAATTTAGCAATTGAATTCGGATGCCTGTATTAAAAGCGTCAAAACTAGTTAAAATATATTGCTCTTATGCCTTTTTAAAATCTTGAAATTGTATTCAAACAAAGAAATGTTTTTAAAATCTTGAAATTGTATCTAAATAAGAAATGTTTGATAGTATAAATTATTAGTTAATTttgaaatcctaaatattaggaaataataaaatgactattttgtccagtatgaactctattttaaaaaggtaaaaaaggagaacgacatttcgctaaaggccttcgtgcttttaatatagtattagTTTTAGTGTACGCGCGATGCGCGTGTACCCTTATATACATACCTTgtataaagaagaaaaaatattttgaaaatagcataattaattatttgaaagaTGTGTTTGTGTTACATCTATGTTTTCACTGTCTCGATTGATTACTTCTGAATCCAAAAAATTTGATAGCTCGTGGTCTTAGATAAAAGAGGATAATGATCATCGCGTGAACCTCTATAAGAAGTTAAACAATTCTTTCAcgtaaataaatttattttttttattaattttttagtTCGGTTACAGTTAGCTTATTTCTTTTgtcattaaaaataatatttctttCGTCGATTGGAATTAAGATCATTCTGATATCTTTCATCTTCATCTTGTATTTTAGGTGTATCAATTTTTATTCTTGGTTCGTGTATTGTTATTTCATGTTTAATTTTTGGGGCATGCTTCTAAAcgaatcatcaataatatttaaataataataataatatttatttccgaggacatgacccatGATAGAAAGCTGTGGatgtcgagtattagggttgtaggttagaagATTGTTGAGTCTTGTCTTATTGCGTACTTTTGTGAGACTAGTCTGGTAAAATTTTCGTCTAaaatagctagtggcaatgttgtgtcttacttctttcatttctcatagtGTCAGGTATATTTACTGGCTATCGCTTTTACTTTGCATATATCTTCTCtttttcatattattatttttcctATGATCTCTGTGGTGgtactgatattgtctcatttTGTCTTCTTGAGACGAGGGTCTTTCAAAAATAGTTTCTCTATtacttcggggtaggggtaaggtttgcatacACACTACCATCTCCACACCCCACTAATAAAATTTTACTGGATCGTTCTTGTTATTGTtgtaatatttaaataataataattaaataagtaCAAATTTTTAGTATTACTTCGTATCAATGATGGAAATGTTTGTGGCTTTCAAACTTCGTGTAGATTTGAAGCTTTAAAGGATTTGTTATATAGCCTAACGAAGAGAAAATCCAAATTAAAGTATTTATTATACATTGTAGTCCTAAATATTGGGCTAAGTATTAATTAaaatgaatttaaattttttaaatattagtaagttaatttaaattataattttatctattGTAAAATCTATATTATAGatagatataataatatatttgcaCTTCCGAAATAAAGCACAAGAAGTCTGTCGAATGTTGTAGAAACCTCAACCGTTCCTATCAAATATTAACTGTAAGAACATCCTAGATTACACTCGAACTGGATAAGTTTCTTGATTCTTCTACTTATTTTTCTCGACCCCCTTGCCATAAATAGCACGAAACCTTCTAAATCAAACACAAAAATCAAAATCACAATTTCAAGTCTGTTAATTTTCCAAAATCCCATttggaaaggaaaaaaaaagatggCTATGATTCCAAGTTTCTTTGGTGGTAGAAGGAGCAATATTTTCGACCCGTTTTCACTTGATATATTTGATCCGTTTGAGGGCTTTCCATTTTCAGGCACTGTTACTAACGTTCCATCTTCTGGTCGTGAAACTTCTGCTTTTGCAAATGCAAGAATTGATTGGAAAGAAACCCCAGATTCCCATATCTTCAAAATGGATGTTCCAGGTATGTAAATCGGGTTGTTTATATCGGGTCGGTTTAACCTGTTTTGATCATAGAAATAATATTAGGTAACCATTCTAGAGGATTGTTATTTAGAAATTAGATTTGAATTTCAGTTTTTCGGTTTAAATTTTTTAGAATACAAAGTTCGGAAGTTATTTCCGGAGTCCCAAAAATGATTATGTGCGTACTTTCGCCGTTTTGATCAAATAGAACCGTGGGTCATTTCGGGTTTTATTTGGACTTTAAGTTTATGCATGAACTATATGTAGAAATTATACTAAGTAGGTACTTTAATGGgcttttatttaaaaattagtcaGTGCGTCCTGAATTTCAATCATTCAGTTCAATTTTTTAGGACAAAATTTGTCCTGAATTATCACGAAGTTAGTTTTTATAGTTTAAAATATCAGGATAAAAATAAATActgaatattttttaaataacatCCTGAGAATGGTTATATGTGTATTTAACCTGAACTATATTGATCCGGTTATACTTAGACGTGTTAATGAAAAATTAGTTACTTTTGCAATATTTTAATGAAGAATTGGGTACTTCTGTAACGTTGCGGGGATTAAGAAAGAGGAAGTGAAAGTTGAAGTAGAAGAAGGAAGAGTATTACAGATAAGTGGAGAAAGAAGCAGAGAGCAAGAGGAGAAGAACGACACGTGGCATCGTATGGAAAGAAGCAGTGGCAAGTTTATGAGAAGGTTTAGGCTGCCAGAAAATGCGAAAATGGAG
It includes:
- the LOC104115422 gene encoding 17.4 kDa class I heat shock protein-like, producing the protein MAMIPSFFGGRRSNIFDPFSLDIFDPFEGFPFSGTVTNVPSSGRETSAFANARIDWKETPDSHIFKMDVPGIKKEEVKVEVEEGRVLQISGERSREQEEKNDTWHRMERSSGKFMRRFRLPENAKMEEIKAAMENGVLTVTVPKEEEKKSEGKAIDISG